The following proteins come from a genomic window of Nocardioides albertanoniae:
- a CDS encoding helix-turn-helix transcriptional regulator, whose translation MEIGQSQTLMTALGFTPDAAQLYSRLLPLNGWPLVVVAATLSTSEEELTQAAAPLSDNGVISVGETLTVLGPTAVVAHMLERAAIRAQDAHDHLLKISHSVPYVAGTAARLQTTIGEEHPIDGEVIATEFSPEIFERMVAATSGDLLWLRPTVTVHPSEMRFISAIESTIATGRRCRGIYPLAALKQSPDVLRMRVEVGEEIRILPRVSTHLMVVGSTHAVFPDPLGPVEQPVVNVRQRAVIELVTSYFEELWRRALPAAELDDLPGAERRLLLAELASGAQDEQIARRLGVSLRTVRRRVAELLEDLDATSRFEAGAEAARRGWL comes from the coding sequence ATGGAGATCGGCCAGTCGCAGACGCTGATGACCGCGCTGGGGTTCACCCCCGACGCGGCACAGCTCTACAGTCGTCTCCTCCCGCTCAACGGCTGGCCGTTGGTGGTCGTGGCGGCGACGCTCTCGACCTCGGAGGAGGAGCTGACGCAGGCGGCCGCGCCGCTGAGCGACAACGGCGTGATCTCCGTCGGCGAGACCCTGACCGTGCTCGGGCCGACCGCGGTCGTCGCCCACATGCTGGAGCGCGCCGCGATCAGGGCGCAGGACGCCCACGACCACCTGCTCAAGATCTCGCACTCGGTGCCCTACGTCGCCGGCACCGCGGCCCGCCTGCAGACGACGATCGGTGAGGAGCACCCGATCGACGGCGAGGTGATCGCCACCGAGTTCTCCCCGGAGATCTTCGAGCGGATGGTCGCGGCGACCTCGGGCGACCTGCTGTGGCTACGCCCGACGGTGACCGTGCATCCCTCGGAGATGCGGTTCATCTCGGCGATAGAGTCCACGATCGCCACCGGCCGCCGATGCCGCGGCATCTACCCGCTGGCGGCGCTGAAACAGTCGCCCGACGTGCTGCGGATGCGGGTGGAGGTCGGCGAGGAGATCCGGATCCTGCCGCGCGTCTCCACGCACCTGATGGTGGTCGGCAGCACCCACGCGGTCTTCCCGGATCCGCTCGGCCCGGTCGAGCAGCCGGTCGTCAACGTACGCCAGCGGGCAGTGATCGAGCTGGTCACCAGCTACTTCGAGGAGCTGTGGCGGCGGGCGCTCCCGGCGGCAGAGCTCGACGACCTGCCTGGCGCCGAGCGCCGGCTGCTGCTCGCCGAGCTCGCCAGCGGTGCCCAGGACGAGCAGATCGCCCGGCGGCTCGGGGTGTCGCTGCGTACGGTCCGGCGACGGGTCGCCGAGCTGCTCGAGGACCTCGACGCGACCTCTAGGTTCGAGGCCGGCGCGGAGGCCGCGCGACGGGGCTGGTTGTGA
- the purD gene encoding phosphoribosylamine--glycine ligase has product MTSRKILVVGTGGREHALALKLSQEGNEVYAAPGNPGIAEFAELRDVDIMSGAAVAALAGELGVDLVIVGPEAPLVAGVADAVRERGIAVFGPSEAAAQLEGSKAFSKDVMSVAGVPTAGSRVATTPEEAAAALDEFGAPYVVKDDALAAGKGVVVTRDRDEALAHAEACDRVVIEEFLDGPEVSLFAICDGSRAYALQPAQDFKRIFDGGKGGNTGGMGAYSPLPWAQPDLAEVVLSTVVEPTLAEMTERGAPFVGCLYVGLSLTAKGPKVIEFNCRFGDPDSQPVLALLESSLGDLLFAAATGALDTVEAPTFSDGASVTVVLASAGYPESSSKGDVITGAGNANSINDVDVIHAGTKIVDASTPEEPAHRHLVTAGGRVLAVRATGYDIDDARSRAYAAADLISFDGLQRRTDIAAEPLGVVEGASLL; this is encoded by the coding sequence GTGACTTCTCGCAAGATCCTCGTCGTCGGCACCGGTGGTCGTGAGCACGCGCTCGCGCTGAAGCTCTCCCAGGAGGGGAACGAGGTGTACGCCGCGCCCGGCAACCCCGGGATCGCGGAGTTCGCCGAGCTCCGCGACGTCGACATCATGTCCGGCGCCGCGGTCGCCGCTCTGGCGGGCGAGCTGGGCGTCGATCTGGTCATCGTGGGCCCGGAGGCTCCGCTGGTGGCCGGCGTCGCCGACGCGGTTCGTGAGCGCGGCATCGCGGTCTTCGGGCCCTCGGAGGCGGCCGCTCAGCTGGAGGGGTCGAAGGCGTTCTCCAAGGACGTGATGTCGGTGGCCGGGGTGCCGACCGCCGGGTCGCGGGTCGCGACCACACCCGAGGAGGCCGCGGCGGCGCTGGACGAGTTCGGCGCTCCCTACGTCGTCAAGGACGACGCCCTCGCCGCCGGCAAGGGTGTCGTCGTGACGCGCGACCGGGACGAGGCGCTGGCGCACGCGGAGGCCTGCGACCGGGTCGTGATCGAGGAGTTCCTCGACGGCCCCGAGGTCTCGCTGTTCGCGATCTGTGACGGCTCGCGTGCCTACGCCCTGCAGCCGGCGCAGGACTTCAAGCGGATCTTCGACGGCGGCAAGGGTGGCAACACCGGCGGGATGGGCGCCTACTCGCCGCTCCCGTGGGCGCAGCCGGACCTCGCCGAGGTCGTGCTCTCGACGGTGGTCGAGCCGACGCTGGCCGAGATGACCGAGCGCGGTGCGCCGTTCGTCGGGTGCCTCTACGTCGGTCTCTCCCTGACCGCCAAGGGCCCCAAGGTGATCGAGTTCAACTGCCGCTTCGGCGACCCCGACTCCCAGCCCGTGCTCGCCCTGCTCGAGTCCTCGCTCGGTGACCTGCTGTTCGCGGCCGCCACCGGCGCGCTCGACACCGTCGAGGCGCCGACCTTCTCCGACGGTGCCTCGGTGACGGTCGTGCTGGCCTCGGCCGGTTATCCGGAGTCGTCCTCCAAGGGCGACGTCATCACCGGTGCCGGCAACGCCAACTCGATCAACGACGTCGACGTGATCCACGCCGGCACGAAGATCGTCGACGCCTCCACTCCGGAGGAGCCCGCCCACCGTCACCTGGTCACCGCCGGAGGCCGCGTGCTGGCCGTCCGGGCGACGGGCTACGACATCGACGACGCCCGCTCGCGTGCGTACGCCGCAGCCGACCTGATCAGCTTCGACGGCCTCCAGCGGCGCACCGACATCGCCGCCGAGCCGCTCGGGGTCGTCGAGGGCGCCTCGCTGCTCTGA
- a CDS encoding adenylosuccinate synthase, with protein MPAITIIGAQWGDEGKGKATDLLGEHVDYVVKFNGGNNAGHTVVIRQEDGTSEKYALHLLPSGILTSGVTPVIGNGVVVDLAVLFEELSGLEERGVDISQLRLSASAHVIADYNRQLDKVTERFLGSRKIGTTGRGIGPTYADKVNRIGIRVQDLFDESILRSKVEGALELKNQLLTKVYNRRGFTIDAIVEDLLSYADRIAPMVCDTGLLLNQALDRGDTVLLEGGQATLLDVDHGTYPFVTSSNATSGGACTGSGIPPTRIDRVVGIVKAYTTRVGEGPFPTELFDESGAYLAENGHEFGTTTGRPRRCGWYDAVIARYAARVNGVTDFVLTKLDVLGGLDEIPVCVAYDVDGVRHDEMPVNQSDFHHATPIFEMLPGWKEDISGARSFADLPANAQAYVKYVEEISGAPMSVIGVGPARDETVIINSLT; from the coding sequence ATGCCCGCGATCACGATCATCGGTGCCCAGTGGGGCGACGAAGGCAAGGGCAAGGCGACCGACCTGCTCGGTGAGCACGTCGACTACGTCGTGAAGTTCAACGGCGGCAACAACGCCGGCCACACCGTGGTGATCCGCCAGGAGGACGGGACCAGCGAGAAGTACGCCCTCCACCTGCTGCCCAGCGGCATCCTGACCTCCGGCGTGACGCCGGTGATCGGCAACGGCGTGGTCGTCGACCTCGCGGTGCTCTTCGAGGAGCTGAGCGGCCTGGAGGAGCGCGGCGTCGACATCTCCCAGCTGAGGCTCTCGGCCAGTGCCCACGTCATCGCCGACTACAACCGCCAGCTCGACAAGGTCACCGAGCGGTTCCTCGGCTCGCGCAAGATCGGCACCACCGGCCGCGGCATCGGCCCGACCTACGCCGACAAGGTCAACCGCATCGGCATCCGCGTGCAGGACCTCTTCGACGAGTCGATCCTGCGCAGCAAGGTCGAGGGCGCGCTGGAGCTGAAGAACCAACTGCTCACCAAGGTCTACAACCGGCGCGGCTTCACCATCGACGCGATCGTGGAAGACCTGCTCTCCTACGCCGACCGGATCGCACCGATGGTCTGCGACACCGGGCTGCTGCTCAACCAGGCGCTCGACCGCGGCGACACCGTGCTCCTCGAGGGCGGCCAGGCGACCCTGCTCGACGTCGACCACGGCACCTACCCGTTCGTGACCTCCTCCAACGCCACCTCGGGTGGCGCCTGTACGGGCTCCGGGATCCCGCCGACCCGGATCGACCGGGTGGTCGGCATCGTGAAGGCCTACACCACCCGCGTGGGAGAGGGCCCGTTCCCGACCGAGCTCTTCGACGAGTCCGGCGCCTACCTGGCCGAGAACGGCCACGAGTTCGGCACGACCACCGGCCGCCCGCGCCGCTGCGGCTGGTACGACGCGGTCATCGCCCGCTACGCCGCGCGCGTCAACGGTGTCACCGACTTCGTGCTCACCAAGCTCGACGTGCTCGGTGGTCTCGACGAGATCCCGGTGTGCGTGGCCTACGACGTCGACGGCGTCCGCCACGACGAGATGCCCGTCAACCAGTCCGACTTCCACCACGCCACGCCGATCTTCGAGATGCTGCCGGGCTGGAAGGAAGACATCTCGGGCGCCCGCTCGTTCGCCGACCTGCCGGCCAACGCCCAGGCCTACGTGAAGTACGTCGAGGAGATCTCCGGCGCCCCCATGTCGGTCATCGGCGTCGGCCCCGCCCGCGACGAGACGGTCATCATCAACTCGCTGACCTAA
- the lysS gene encoding lysine--tRNA ligase produces MTAPELDEPSFDEQSLVRREKRERLLTEGKAAYAISVGRTHTLAEVREAYEDKLESGEETQDVVTVAGRVMFVRNTGKLAFATLQEGVGTRLQVMLSLAEVGEESLAEWKSLVDLGDHVAVTGRVISSRRGELSVMASSWEMAGKALRPLPVLHKDLSEEARVRQRYADLIVRQEARDMVRTRASITQAVRRRLEDDGYLEVETPVLQLIHGGAHARPFNTHMNAFDQQMSLRIALELNLKKAVVGGVDKVYEIGRIFRNEGVDSTHSPEFTMVEAYQAYGDQFTIAEMLKGLFLAAADAIGTRQVETPAGVIDLDGEWTWLPVYQGVSEAVGVEVTPDTDLDTLRALAEKHDVELDPAWDAGKVVMELCGELVEPHLLQPTFLCDFPAIAQPLARLNDDEPRQVLAWDLIIGGVERGTGFTELIDPVVQREILTAQSLMAAGGDPEAMQFDEDFLRALEYGAPPMGGMGFGLDRMIMLFTGAGIRETILFPLLKPEA; encoded by the coding sequence GTGACCGCACCGGAGCTCGACGAGCCCAGCTTCGACGAGCAGAGCCTGGTGCGGCGCGAGAAGCGGGAGCGGCTGCTGACCGAGGGGAAGGCGGCGTACGCCATCTCGGTCGGTCGCACGCACACGCTGGCCGAGGTGCGCGAGGCCTACGAGGACAAGCTCGAGTCGGGCGAGGAGACGCAGGACGTCGTCACCGTCGCCGGCCGGGTCATGTTCGTGCGCAACACCGGCAAGCTGGCCTTCGCCACCCTGCAGGAGGGTGTCGGCACCCGCCTCCAGGTGATGCTCTCCCTCGCCGAGGTGGGGGAGGAGTCGCTCGCGGAGTGGAAGAGCCTGGTCGACCTCGGTGACCACGTCGCCGTCACCGGCCGGGTGATCTCCTCGCGTCGCGGCGAGCTCTCGGTGATGGCCTCGAGCTGGGAGATGGCCGGCAAGGCGCTGCGCCCGCTGCCGGTGCTCCACAAGGACCTCTCCGAGGAGGCGCGGGTCCGGCAGCGTTACGCCGACCTGATCGTGCGCCAGGAGGCGCGCGACATGGTGCGCACCCGTGCCTCGATCACCCAGGCGGTGCGCCGCCGCCTCGAGGACGACGGCTACCTCGAGGTCGAGACGCCCGTGCTCCAGCTCATCCACGGCGGCGCCCACGCGCGCCCGTTCAACACCCACATGAACGCCTTCGACCAGCAGATGTCGCTGCGGATCGCGCTCGAGCTCAACCTGAAGAAGGCCGTCGTCGGCGGTGTCGACAAGGTCTACGAGATCGGCCGGATCTTCCGCAACGAGGGCGTCGACTCGACCCACTCGCCGGAGTTCACGATGGTCGAGGCCTACCAGGCCTACGGCGACCAGTTCACCATCGCGGAGATGCTCAAGGGGCTCTTCCTGGCCGCCGCCGACGCGATCGGCACCCGCCAGGTCGAGACACCCGCAGGTGTCATCGACCTCGACGGCGAATGGACGTGGCTGCCGGTCTACCAGGGTGTCTCCGAGGCCGTCGGGGTCGAGGTCACGCCCGACACCGACCTCGACACGCTGCGGGCGCTCGCCGAGAAGCACGACGTCGAGCTCGACCCCGCCTGGGATGCCGGCAAGGTCGTCATGGAACTGTGCGGCGAGCTCGTCGAGCCCCACCTGCTCCAGCCGACCTTCCTGTGCGACTTCCCGGCGATCGCCCAGCCGCTGGCCCGCCTCAACGACGACGAGCCGCGCCAGGTGCTCGCCTGGGACCTGATCATCGGCGGTGTCGAGCGCGGCACCGGGTTCACCGAGCTGATCGACCCGGTCGTGCAGCGCGAGATCCTCACTGCCCAGTCGCTGATGGCAGCCGGCGGCGACCCCGAGGCGATGCAGTTCGACGAGGACTTCCTGCGCGCGCTGGAGTACGGCGCCCCGCCGATGGGCGGCATGGGCTTCGGTCTCGACCGGATGATCATGCTCTTCACCGGTGCCGGCATCCGCGAGACCATCCTCTTCCCGCTGTTGAAGCCCGAGGCCTGA